A single window of Treponema denticola ATCC 35405 DNA harbors:
- a CDS encoding ABC transporter permease, giving the protein MYKWYALKRILRGVVIYSILIFIFSFLFNQINEKVQRSQIMEMVRAEAKGLKNMTAEQIMAWRKDQELTLIRQYKLDRPLVERVLHNAKRVLTFDFGKSTTIKSLTGSQEVIKILGEAIPRTLLLFTTAFVINTLIGLALGLKKAQKPGSRLDKTTSLITLIIYGMPSWWLAMLLIFVFVYKIPLFPSGGVNSVPVPEGIWFVFDRLQHLALPILTLVFLGFWSTAYVIRNLVLGTLQEDFIMSARARGIPEKKVLHGHTLRTSAPPLVTMILLSFLASMSGSIIYEGIFSWPGLGQLYWIAVQQNDIPVLMGDLAITTGLYQAGLIILDLVYGFLDPRIKVGGKE; this is encoded by the coding sequence ATGTACAAGTGGTATGCACTTAAACGTATTTTACGCGGTGTAGTAATATATTCCATTCTTATTTTTATCTTTTCTTTTTTATTTAATCAGATAAATGAAAAGGTTCAGCGCAGCCAGATAATGGAAATGGTACGTGCTGAAGCAAAGGGTCTAAAAAATATGACTGCCGAACAGATAATGGCATGGCGTAAAGATCAAGAATTGACCCTTATCAGACAATATAAATTAGACAGGCCCTTAGTTGAACGTGTTTTACACAACGCAAAGAGGGTTTTGACTTTTGATTTCGGTAAATCGACAACGATAAAATCCTTAACGGGTTCTCAAGAGGTTATCAAAATACTTGGTGAAGCAATTCCCAGAACCCTCTTGCTTTTTACAACAGCCTTTGTGATTAATACGCTGATTGGTTTAGCCCTGGGTTTAAAAAAAGCCCAAAAGCCGGGAAGCCGGTTGGATAAGACAACAAGTTTGATTACTCTTATCATTTACGGTATGCCCAGTTGGTGGTTAGCCATGCTTTTAATATTTGTGTTTGTTTATAAAATTCCCCTGTTTCCTTCGGGAGGAGTAAACTCTGTCCCTGTACCGGAAGGTATATGGTTTGTATTTGATAGACTGCAGCATCTTGCTCTTCCGATTCTTACCTTGGTATTTTTGGGCTTTTGGAGTACGGCTTACGTTATCCGAAACCTTGTTTTGGGTACCTTGCAGGAAGATTTTATAATGAGTGCAAGGGCTCGCGGTATCCCCGAAAAGAAGGTACTTCACGGCCATACCTTAAGGACATCGGCACCCCCATTGGTAACTATGATTTTGCTGTCATTTTTGGCTTCAATGTCGGGAAGTATCATATATGAGGGTATTTTTTCGTGGCCCGGTTTAGGTCAGCTTTATTGGATTGCCGTTCAGCAAAACGATATACCTGTCTTAATGGGAGATTTGGCTATTACAACAGGTCTTTATCAAGCAGGTCTTATAATCCTTGATCTGGTTTACGGTTTCTTAGACCCGCGTATAAAAGTCGGAGGCAAGGAATAA
- a CDS encoding ABC transporter permease: protein MENFVDRFKEFWNDFKKEKIGIVAIVLLGLLVILIILEPVVLPFKGTNDNWHNISYWEDNPASAPPVWSELFSTKKSARTVRFTEPEITEEESEHFGQAKVYSFKYNYNYDKNPNNIIFRAELTGDVIMSMDVIRPDGKRIELGVFQKGNLKDYHSRFTVLTDAKSTMQQFTAAYGASATSGNANPVQLLFSEVSKTMYRDKKPLKGEYVFKFVIPKDVASNSANKIENPRLIIPGAVSGLLGTDLNKRDLFSGVMAGLKWALLIGLVASIISVLVGVMYGIISAYFGGRVDTVMMFIFEIVVSVPIIPILIVSAAVFKPSIWMIILALIIFGWTGSVKTVRSMALQIKEETYIEAAKALGAGKWRIILKHIAPLLLPYSFAIMASSVPGAIIFESSLSLLGLGDPSIVTWGQILHDAQSSGATLNGLWWWIIPPGLFIALLGMIFAFLGFAMDKILHPKLRTR from the coding sequence ATGGAAAATTTTGTTGATAGATTTAAAGAATTTTGGAATGATTTTAAAAAAGAAAAAATAGGCATAGTTGCCATAGTTCTTTTAGGTTTACTTGTAATTTTGATTATACTTGAGCCTGTTGTCTTGCCCTTTAAGGGAACAAACGATAATTGGCATAACATTTCTTATTGGGAAGATAACCCTGCTTCCGCTCCTCCCGTATGGTCGGAATTGTTCAGCACAAAAAAATCGGCTAGGACAGTTCGGTTTACCGAGCCCGAAATTACGGAAGAAGAATCGGAGCATTTCGGTCAGGCTAAGGTTTATAGTTTTAAATATAACTATAATTACGATAAAAACCCCAATAACATTATTTTTAGAGCCGAACTTACCGGCGATGTAATAATGAGTATGGATGTTATCCGCCCTGATGGAAAACGTATTGAGCTCGGAGTTTTTCAAAAAGGAAATTTAAAAGATTATCACAGCCGCTTTACGGTTTTAACCGATGCAAAATCAACAATGCAGCAATTTACGGCTGCTTACGGCGCCTCAGCTACATCGGGAAACGCAAATCCTGTTCAGTTGTTGTTCTCTGAAGTTTCAAAGACTATGTACAGGGATAAAAAGCCTTTAAAGGGTGAATATGTTTTTAAATTCGTTATACCCAAAGATGTTGCATCCAACTCTGCCAATAAGATTGAAAATCCGCGGCTTATAATTCCGGGAGCGGTTTCGGGTCTTTTGGGTACCGACCTAAACAAGAGAGATTTATTTTCAGGTGTTATGGCCGGTTTAAAATGGGCTCTTTTAATAGGTCTTGTTGCAAGTATTATTTCCGTTTTGGTCGGCGTTATGTACGGAATTATAAGTGCCTACTTCGGCGGAAGGGTTGATACGGTTATGATGTTTATCTTTGAAATAGTCGTATCCGTTCCTATTATTCCTATATTGATTGTATCGGCTGCAGTTTTTAAACCGAGTATATGGATGATAATCCTTGCTCTTATTATTTTCGGCTGGACAGGCTCGGTAAAAACCGTCCGCTCAATGGCCTTACAAATAAAGGAAGAAACCTATATTGAAGCCGCAAAGGCCCTCGGTGCCGGAAAATGGAGAATTATTCTAAAACATATCGCTCCTCTTCTTTTGCCGTATTCTTTTGCTATTATGGCAAGTTCGGTTCCGGGAGCCATTATTTTTGAATCCTCTCTTTCGCTTTTAGGTTTGGGAGATCCTTCTATTGTAACTTGGGGACAAATTCTCCATGATGCACAAAGCTCAGGCGCAACCTTAAACGGTTTATGGTGGTGGATTATTCCTCCCGGTCTTTTTATAGCCCTTTTGGGTATGATATTTGCATTCCTAGGTTTTGCAATGGATAAGATACTGCATCCTAAACTCAGGACAAGGTAA
- a CDS encoding ABC transporter ATP-binding protein, which yields MENKEVVLDVKNLRLYYHTSAGIVKALDDVSFTLHAGETLGLVGESGCGKTTTGMALLKMPSPPGRVEENSQIIINGRDIVPLSDSEIRKNVRWQEISMVFQGAMNSLTPVYTIGKQMLETLREHKEMSDKEAQDLMEEYLGYVGLPPEVLNRYPHELSGGMKQRVVIASGLFLKPKLVILDEPTTALDVIVQAQIINLLKELKKKFKLSFIFITHDLSLEAEISDRICVMYAGKIAELGTNEQIYGKEPLHPYTQKLLQATPLLRKRVSELSYIPGTPPDLISPPKGCRFNPRCHCTMDKCFEVEPPLIEVEPGHQVACWRCVK from the coding sequence ATGGAAAATAAAGAAGTAGTTCTTGATGTAAAAAACTTGAGATTGTACTATCACACCTCCGCAGGTATTGTAAAAGCCTTGGATGATGTGAGTTTTACTCTTCATGCCGGCGAAACGCTGGGTCTTGTAGGAGAATCCGGTTGCGGTAAAACGACTACAGGTATGGCTCTGCTTAAGATGCCCTCTCCTCCCGGAAGAGTAGAGGAGAATTCTCAGATTATAATCAATGGAAGGGACATTGTTCCCCTCTCCGATTCAGAGATAAGAAAAAATGTACGCTGGCAGGAAATTTCGATGGTCTTCCAAGGAGCTATGAACAGTTTAACTCCGGTTTACACAATCGGGAAACAGATGCTTGAAACATTGAGGGAACACAAGGAAATGAGCGATAAAGAAGCTCAAGACCTCATGGAAGAGTATCTGGGCTATGTCGGCCTTCCGCCCGAAGTTTTAAACCGCTATCCCCACGAGCTTTCAGGAGGAATGAAGCAGAGGGTTGTTATAGCAAGCGGCCTATTCTTAAAACCTAAACTCGTTATTCTGGATGAACCCACCACTGCCCTCGATGTTATTGTTCAAGCTCAGATTATAAACCTTTTAAAGGAACTAAAAAAGAAATTTAAGCTTTCCTTTATATTTATTACCCACGATCTGTCGCTTGAAGCCGAAATTTCGGATAGGATTTGTGTTATGTATGCGGGAAAAATTGCCGAGCTCGGAACCAATGAGCAGATATACGGTAAGGAGCCCCTGCACCCATATACCCAAAAACTTTTACAGGCAACACCTCTTTTAAGAAAGAGGGTGAGCGAGCTTTCCTATATTCCGGGAACGCCGCCCGACCTTATTTCTCCGCCCAAGGGCTGCCGCTTTAATCCGAGGTGTCATTGTACAATGGATAAGTGCTTCGAAGTTGAGCCTCCTCTTATAGAGGTTGAACCGGGACATCAAGTAGCATGCTGGAGGTGTGTAAAATGA
- a CDS encoding ABC transporter ATP-binding protein has product MSDNEKKIDPNDHVLELINIKKYFEPHQGFVQSLSKGTAKKIKAVDDVTLRLRRGEIFGLIGESGSGKTTIGKIAMKLHTPTEGTILYNGEDVTNSDKEKTAFYRRRVQMIFQDPYASMNPRFKIRDVMEEPLLIHKIKGTRAENDEKIIKAISEVKLNPPEEFMTRYPHMLSGGQRQRIATARTLILNPEVIVADEPVSMIDLSTRAEILHMMREVQRKLGLTYLYITHDLSTARYFTDRIAVMYLGRIVEMGDADDVIDNPMHPYTQALIEAVPEPKPGMLEVIKKLPISGEIPSPANVPSGCRFHTRCPYADESCSSMEEPSLMDIGKGHFHACRKAEEIKKG; this is encoded by the coding sequence ATGAGCGATAACGAAAAAAAGATAGATCCTAATGACCATGTTCTTGAACTGATTAATATAAAAAAATATTTTGAGCCCCATCAAGGTTTTGTCCAAAGCCTTTCAAAGGGAACAGCCAAAAAGATAAAGGCTGTAGATGATGTTACCTTGCGTCTGAGGAGGGGAGAAATCTTCGGCCTTATAGGGGAATCGGGTTCAGGTAAAACTACGATAGGGAAGATAGCGATGAAGCTTCATACCCCTACCGAGGGAACAATCCTATACAATGGTGAGGATGTTACAAACAGCGATAAGGAAAAGACTGCCTTTTACCGCCGCCGTGTTCAGATGATTTTCCAAGACCCCTATGCTTCTATGAATCCCCGTTTTAAAATTCGGGATGTAATGGAGGAACCTCTTCTTATTCATAAGATTAAGGGAACTCGGGCAGAAAACGATGAAAAAATCATCAAGGCTATTTCGGAGGTAAAGCTCAACCCGCCTGAGGAATTTATGACACGCTATCCTCACATGCTTTCGGGCGGTCAAAGGCAGCGTATAGCTACGGCCAGAACCCTTATCCTAAATCCTGAGGTTATAGTTGCAGATGAGCCTGTTTCGATGATCGACCTTTCAACCCGTGCGGAAATTCTTCATATGATGAGGGAGGTTCAAAGGAAGTTAGGCCTTACCTATCTCTATATTACCCACGACCTTTCGACGGCAAGGTATTTTACCGACAGAATAGCGGTTATGTATCTCGGCCGCATCGTAGAGATGGGGGATGCCGATGATGTTATAGATAATCCCATGCATCCTTATACTCAGGCCTTGATCGAAGCTGTTCCCGAGCCTAAACCCGGAATGCTTGAAGTGATTAAAAAACTCCCCATTTCGGGAGAAATTCCTTCTCCTGCAAATGTGCCTTCAGGCTGCCGCTTCCATACGAGATGTCCCTATGCCGATGAGTCCTGTTCGTCTATGGAAGAACCCTCGTTGATGGACATAGGAAAGGGACACTTTCATGCCTGCCGAAAGGCCGAAGAGATTAAGAAGGGATAA
- a CDS encoding MFS transporter, with translation MSKFKTHEKWFIFLKAANIFFTVLNSCVISLYLKSQNFSYFQISILFSLILGVGFIFEYPSGLLADCFGRKKTFAAGLFFSCMQYLCYGFARNFLFFLFGAFFAGISDAFLSGSLEGWLVSENKKIQNEKNNVRVFSISRTCINIFSVVSILLIARFIDLGINRLFIFAGIGLFILSGAAFFIFPDNKAQNTTIKQNLASSVKELFHNQSVLQAGLILASLYTCFSIYILIWQNMAHSLSFTNMHIPLLRSITLIGGGVASYTARKARTVSAKRKIFTICFILIAVSFCIMAVSSSSLIFFKTYLFLQPFTAAMFIYGLGTGAVIPLFYGYLSEVIKGEAHASVFSLVSGFASLVGIGTTIGIGIVIDYVGFSKILIVGAVFSGFIGVIIAVKFGKIKLKQ, from the coding sequence ATGAGTAAATTTAAAACACATGAAAAATGGTTTATTTTTTTGAAGGCGGCGAATATTTTTTTTACTGTGTTAAATTCATGCGTAATATCACTTTATTTGAAAAGTCAAAACTTTTCGTATTTTCAAATAAGTATTTTATTTTCGCTTATTCTCGGTGTAGGTTTTATTTTTGAATATCCTTCAGGTCTTTTAGCTGATTGCTTTGGGCGCAAAAAAACTTTTGCTGCAGGTCTCTTTTTTTCTTGTATGCAGTATTTATGTTACGGATTTGCGAGAAACTTTTTATTTTTTTTGTTCGGTGCTTTTTTTGCAGGGATAAGCGATGCTTTTTTATCGGGTTCACTTGAAGGCTGGCTTGTTTCTGAAAATAAAAAGATACAAAATGAAAAAAATAATGTACGAGTCTTTTCTATTTCTCGAACATGCATAAATATATTTTCCGTTGTTTCAATTTTACTGATAGCTCGTTTTATCGATTTAGGTATTAACCGCTTATTTATCTTTGCCGGAATAGGATTATTTATTTTATCGGGGGCAGCATTTTTTATTTTTCCTGATAACAAGGCTCAAAATACAACGATAAAGCAAAATTTAGCATCGTCCGTAAAAGAGCTATTCCATAATCAATCCGTTTTACAGGCAGGTTTAATTTTAGCTTCATTATATACCTGTTTTTCCATATATATTCTTATTTGGCAAAATATGGCTCATTCTTTATCTTTTACAAATATGCATATTCCATTATTACGATCGATCACTCTTATAGGAGGTGGCGTTGCCTCGTACACAGCCCGTAAAGCTAGAACTGTTTCGGCTAAAAGAAAAATATTTACAATTTGCTTTATATTGATTGCCGTTTCGTTTTGTATCATGGCTGTTAGCAGCAGTAGTCTTATTTTTTTTAAAACATATTTATTTTTACAGCCGTTTACGGCGGCAATGTTTATTTACGGTTTAGGAACGGGGGCCGTTATTCCGCTTTTTTACGGGTATTTAAGCGAGGTAATTAAAGGTGAAGCTCATGCGTCGGTTTTTTCGTTGGTAAGCGGATTTGCAAGTTTAGTAGGTATCGGTACAACGATTGGAATCGGCATTGTAATTGACTATGTGGGCTTTTCTAAAATTCTTATTGTAGGAGCGGTTTTTTCAGGCTTTATTGGAGTTATAATTGCTGTGAAATTCGGGAAAATAAAGTTAAAACAATAA
- a CDS encoding FprA family A-type flavoprotein has product MEAKKLTERVYCIHADIHDRTARFEGIWLLPHGVSINSYVVKGEKTALIDIVKDWDGSVDSYRKQLESIGLSFSSFDYVILNHLEPDHADLINLVKEENPRAEILASSKGVALIKNFFKINEGVRAVKDGEVLDLGGGKKLVFYETPNIHWPETMMTYDPDDKILFSCDAFGSYGCIGEKIFDDQHTEDELKFFENEALRYYANIVASFSSFVNKGIEKLAALELKFICPSHGLLWRGNPSRIVNLYKKFADYNTGTGSGLEKTICIIWGSMYGYTKAGLDAVIEGIDEEGVPYSIYRIPDTDATFILGEAYRSAGLLLAMPTYEYKMFPPMAHILDLFERKHFVNKKVFRIGSWGWVGGAKKEYEEKIEKFKWTNIESHEWQGKLSDEDKRILKERGRELARAVKNG; this is encoded by the coding sequence ATGGAAGCAAAAAAACTTACGGAACGCGTTTATTGTATTCATGCAGATATACATGACAGAACTGCACGCTTTGAAGGTATATGGTTATTGCCCCACGGCGTTTCTATAAATTCTTATGTTGTAAAGGGAGAAAAAACCGCCCTTATAGATATAGTAAAAGACTGGGACGGCTCGGTAGACTCTTACAGAAAGCAGCTCGAATCCATAGGGCTTTCATTTTCTTCTTTTGACTATGTAATTTTAAACCACCTTGAACCTGACCATGCAGACCTTATAAACCTTGTGAAGGAAGAAAATCCAAGGGCTGAAATCTTGGCTTCTTCAAAAGGCGTTGCCCTTATCAAAAACTTTTTTAAGATAAACGAGGGTGTAAGGGCCGTAAAAGACGGAGAGGTTTTGGATCTAGGCGGAGGGAAAAAACTTGTATTTTATGAGACTCCCAATATCCACTGGCCCGAAACTATGATGACCTATGACCCTGACGATAAAATTTTATTTTCTTGCGATGCTTTCGGCTCATACGGCTGTATAGGCGAAAAAATATTCGATGATCAGCACACGGAAGATGAACTTAAATTTTTTGAAAATGAGGCCCTTAGGTACTATGCAAATATTGTGGCCAGCTTTAGCAGCTTTGTAAACAAGGGAATAGAAAAACTCGCCGCCCTTGAGCTTAAATTTATTTGTCCGAGTCACGGTCTGCTTTGGCGGGGAAATCCTTCGAGAATTGTAAATCTTTATAAAAAATTTGCAGATTATAATACCGGAACCGGAAGCGGGTTGGAAAAGACCATCTGTATTATTTGGGGCTCAATGTACGGTTATACCAAGGCCGGTCTTGATGCGGTTATTGAAGGCATAGATGAAGAAGGCGTACCTTATTCTATCTATAGAATTCCCGACACGGATGCTACCTTTATTTTAGGAGAAGCCTACCGCTCTGCAGGTCTTTTATTGGCAATGCCTACCTATGAGTACAAGATGTTCCCGCCCATGGCCCATATCCTTGACCTTTTTGAAAGAAAGCACTTTGTCAATAAAAAGGTGTTCCGCATAGGAAGCTGGGGCTGGGTAGGGGGAGCCAAAAAAGAATACGAGGAAAAAATAGAAAAATTTAAGTGGACCAATATCGAATCCCATGAATGGCAGGGTAAGCTCAGCGATGAGGATAAGCGGATATTAAAAGAAAGAGGCAGGGAATTGGCAAGGGCCGTAAAAAACGGATAA
- a CDS encoding PTS sugar transporter subunit IIA, producing the protein MSSEILTIEEVARYLRVSERTVYEWAQKGEIPAGKIGTVWRFKKDDIESWVDERLASSKTSVSKQHKIVTENFLSPDRVVLLDYASKHDVLVMMSEVLAKAPQVKNSAELLDAILKREALMSTAVGRGIAIPHVRLSSVTDLVMAVGISKRDILDFDAVDGNPVRLVFMIAAANNQHDYYLQTISHFSAKLRNEELKSSLLNSTDPAEVYALLCE; encoded by the coding sequence TTGTCAAGCGAAATTTTAACTATTGAAGAAGTGGCCCGTTATTTGCGTGTTTCCGAAAGAACCGTTTACGAGTGGGCTCAAAAAGGTGAAATACCTGCCGGAAAAATTGGGACGGTTTGGCGTTTTAAAAAAGATGACATTGAGAGCTGGGTTGATGAAAGGTTAGCCTCTTCAAAAACTTCAGTTTCTAAGCAGCATAAAATAGTAACCGAGAATTTTTTGTCGCCCGATCGGGTTGTCCTTTTGGATTATGCTTCAAAGCATGATGTTTTGGTTATGATGTCCGAGGTTCTGGCTAAGGCTCCTCAGGTAAAAAATTCTGCAGAGCTTTTAGATGCAATTTTAAAAAGAGAAGCTCTCATGTCTACCGCTGTAGGAAGAGGAATTGCTATTCCCCACGTAAGATTGTCTTCAGTTACCGATCTTGTTATGGCTGTAGGTATTTCTAAAAGGGATATTTTAGACTTTGACGCTGTTGACGGAAATCCCGTGCGTTTGGTCTTTATGATTGCTGCTGCAAACAATCAGCATGATTATTATTTGCAGACAATCTCCCATTTTAGTGCAAAACTGCGTAATGAAGAACTTAAAAGCAGCCTATTAAATTCAACCGACCCCGCGGAGGTTTATGCTCTTTTGTGCGAATAG
- the rsmA gene encoding 16S rRNA (adenine(1518)-N(6)/adenine(1519)-N(6))-dimethyltransferase RsmA translates to MNSGFFLSPPNYDSPAELKSLLETLGFAMQKKFGQNFLIDKKTRENLISFLTLDKGTRVWEVGPGLGAMTYLLLEKGVHLTAFEIDKGFISLLKKIFLENSKQNFTLIEGDVQKNWLPYLIEHGKPNVFFGNLPYNIASDLIASTVEAGVVFDTMLFTVQKEAAERITARPGNKNYTAFSVLCSLFYECKIVKTIPASAFWPQPNVESAAVLFKAKKEFAEYKNFKLFIKIVKALFSSRRKNIKNNLGSWMKSNGYGDKIDLVLERSGLSGNLRAESLALYDFLLLSDIIGHL, encoded by the coding sequence ATGAACTCCGGTTTTTTTTTAAGTCCCCCGAATTATGACTCTCCGGCAGAACTCAAATCTCTTTTAGAGACTCTGGGTTTTGCCATGCAAAAAAAATTCGGTCAAAATTTTTTAATCGATAAAAAGACACGCGAGAACTTGATTTCCTTTTTGACTCTTGATAAGGGAACAAGGGTTTGGGAAGTAGGCCCCGGGCTTGGGGCTATGACCTATCTTCTTTTAGAAAAGGGTGTTCATCTTACCGCCTTTGAAATTGACAAGGGCTTTATATCCCTTTTAAAAAAAATCTTTTTAGAAAACTCAAAACAAAACTTTACCTTAATTGAAGGGGATGTTCAAAAAAACTGGCTTCCTTATTTAATAGAGCATGGAAAGCCCAATGTTTTTTTCGGCAATCTTCCGTATAACATTGCCTCTGATCTGATTGCTTCTACGGTAGAAGCCGGAGTTGTTTTTGATACAATGCTATTTACCGTGCAAAAAGAAGCAGCCGAAAGAATTACGGCAAGACCCGGCAATAAAAACTATACGGCATTTTCGGTACTATGCTCCTTGTTTTATGAGTGTAAGATAGTCAAGACAATTCCTGCCTCAGCTTTTTGGCCTCAGCCCAATGTCGAATCTGCCGCTGTCTTGTTTAAGGCAAAAAAAGAATTTGCAGAATATAAAAACTTTAAACTTTTTATCAAAATAGTGAAGGCTCTTTTTTCTTCGCGCCGAAAAAATATAAAAAACAATTTGGGTTCGTGGATGAAATCAAACGGATACGGCGATAAGATCGATCTTGTTTTAGAAAGGTCAGGCTTAAGCGGAAATTTAAGAGCCGAATCCCTTGCCCTATATGACTTTTTGCTTCTTTCTGATATAATAGGGCATCTATAA
- a CDS encoding RluA family pseudouridine synthase, translating to MTLNKSVPCRSISEKFKVDGLVSPCRIDVYCTETLKHLSRSQLKTGLKSLYVNSQKAKLSRNVQNGDLIELVWDNPIPEYAHPQKLPLNIIYEDENIIVVNKERGMVTHPAGGNWDGTLVNALNYYRLYDSRIKDEFAVELNKLLSGEVKNIEKLSLEPYRMGIVHRLDKETSGLIITARNLKTEKLLKSFFKKRAVKKYYLAVLDGVPPKNKGRIKTSVFRSSSDRKKFSVSADLSKGKKALSAYKVLKSDGKMSLVLFRIYTGRTHQIRLHAKFMGCPVAGDKVYGKKKTGLEKKTGLAKKTGMPLMLHAYKLIIPDTVNSKKEFKAPIPNDFKQILIREALC from the coding sequence ATGACGCTCAATAAGAGTGTTCCTTGCAGATCCATATCCGAAAAATTTAAGGTTGACGGTCTTGTATCTCCTTGCAGGATTGATGTTTATTGTACCGAAACCTTGAAACACTTAAGCCGCTCTCAATTAAAGACGGGCTTAAAGTCCCTTTATGTAAATTCGCAAAAAGCCAAGCTTTCCCGCAATGTTCAAAACGGAGACCTTATTGAGCTTGTTTGGGATAATCCGATCCCCGAATATGCTCATCCTCAAAAACTTCCGCTTAATATAATTTATGAAGACGAGAATATAATTGTTGTAAACAAGGAAAGGGGCATGGTAACGCATCCGGCAGGCGGAAATTGGGACGGCACCCTTGTAAATGCTTTAAATTATTACAGACTTTATGATTCTAGGATTAAGGATGAGTTTGCCGTAGAACTTAATAAGCTTTTAAGTGGCGAAGTAAAGAATATTGAAAAACTTTCTTTGGAGCCCTACCGCATGGGTATTGTTCACCGTCTGGATAAGGAAACTTCGGGGCTTATTATTACGGCAAGGAATTTAAAAACCGAAAAGCTTTTAAAATCTTTTTTTAAAAAAAGGGCGGTAAAAAAATATTATCTTGCAGTCCTTGACGGCGTTCCGCCTAAAAATAAGGGCAGGATAAAGACTTCTGTTTTTCGATCAAGTTCCGACAGAAAAAAATTTAGCGTCTCTGCCGATTTGTCAAAAGGGAAAAAAGCTCTTTCAGCCTATAAGGTTTTGAAATCCGACGGAAAAATGTCCTTGGTTCTTTTTAGGATTTACACAGGCCGGACTCATCAAATCCGCTTACATGCCAAGTTTATGGGATGTCCCGTTGCAGGAGACAAAGTTTACGGCAAAAAAAAGACAGGTCTTGAAAAGAAAACAGGTCTTGCCAAAAAGACCGGTATGCCGCTTATGCTTCATGCTTATAAGCTGATAATTCCTGATACCGTAAATTCAAAAAAAGAATTTAAGGCGCCTATACCTAATGATTTTAAACAAATACTGATACGGGAGGCTCTATGTTAA
- a CDS encoding pseudouridine synthase family protein has translation MLIDCKFSSQAEVIFENEAYAVLYKPRGMPTAPLSEDEEGTLVSWFLKRCPEAVSVKGKKDIEAGLVHRLDTATSGLVLMAKNQESYDALNLMQGNDLIKKTYVAFTDIDNESDLNADFSRLNLPYRISSQFRSFGPKGKKVLPVFYGMRDFSSTAKIYTTNIIDINNLDDSVPRVTCTLTQGFRHQVRAHLASIGLPIYGDPLYNGKFKDFPQEKIEDHSYPLQLYAVGLSFPEPKRDFKLEDSKDYVSFLLQPPDKMIL, from the coding sequence ATGTTAATTGATTGTAAATTCTCTTCTCAAGCTGAAGTTATTTTTGAAAATGAGGCTTATGCCGTTTTATATAAGCCTCGCGGAATGCCTACGGCTCCTCTTTCAGAGGATGAAGAAGGTACTCTGGTTTCTTGGTTTTTAAAAAGATGCCCCGAAGCAGTGTCGGTAAAAGGAAAAAAAGATATTGAAGCAGGCCTTGTTCACAGGCTTGATACGGCAACAAGCGGTTTGGTTTTAATGGCAAAAAATCAAGAAAGCTATGATGCCTTAAATTTAATGCAAGGAAACGATTTAATAAAGAAAACCTATGTCGCCTTTACGGATATTGATAATGAGTCGGATTTAAATGCCGATTTTTCACGGTTGAACCTTCCATATAGAATTTCAAGTCAGTTTAGAAGCTTCGGTCCAAAGGGTAAAAAAGTTCTTCCCGTTTTTTACGGTATGAGAGATTTTTCTTCTACAGCTAAAATTTATACAACCAATATTATCGATATAAATAATTTAGATGATTCGGTACCGAGGGTAACCTGTACCTTAACTCAAGGCTTTAGGCATCAGGTAAGGGCTCACCTTGCTTCCATAGGGCTGCCTATTTACGGCGACCCTTTATACAACGGAAAATTCAAAGATTTTCCGCAGGAAAAAATAGAAGATCATTCTTATCCCTTGCAGCTTTACGCCGTAGGCCTTTCCTTTCCGGAACCTAAAAGAGACTTTAAGCTTGAGGACTCAAAAGACTATGTATCCTTTTTGCTTCAGCCGCCAGATAAAATGATCCTGTAA